In a single window of the Cydia pomonella isolate Wapato2018A chromosome 2, ilCydPomo1, whole genome shotgun sequence genome:
- the LOC133534417 gene encoding protein unc-79 homolog isoform X5: MQGSFKIQLINMGTRAAAFTAKIRSLYDCQLRLMHNIQPLPSGTDIANTVKYFSQTLLSVLKDVPRSPLEMIRDADNDADRMFLYPNLDYKGLFNAISQLVDSAPHLQYGMQAFGQAVLQCLGCLLPFLEYDMIDNLPYLVAYCVAVLPVSLHQEILHLLCYYILPFTITRKYSGQEEESQASQSVAAIIMMVFQHSNNPAHHCQLLECLMSRKSTVVKDVLCVIAYGTWGARVSAAKLLFYYWPPFDAKLFDRKGLLCKFSNDLVPFACQRDMCPSNGTAEAAKVCLDHCISVTFASDSPPPLYLCIECANEIHREHPNQNFLDILHPQQQVSMVCENKNCRSTDKSAYSICFSNECANYNGMHPIRYCQQCHGNRHNSRRGGDHVVHTRLPPAWHMDSDMQTNLVEAIISLLKEAKPINMEDPDSSSDQLKPPLSVDLPDPISIEDRQLLGRYGVWLMVGLCTPNPDTPDEILGRLLSVLFHWFHVTSFSYTGELANLVEKLKNEHVCPWLRDIAASHRAVLVACLLPHPPHYMRQAGHWDNLATKTHHLKDGLNRLYCLIPYGIITQSIWDYIMPAWMEAICSDVPEKELIELKVPVAKILEPDGAMLGLDERNLYNFAVLRVSDTPSPETVLPVLEWFQTISMLEVKIPLSQLFDLFSHCVINLPEKIFKPPMAGSKSKEDPECPEMNEKDTKEKEDSLRPQNLTCCILMLDILLKQMELQQRRINIQNVSSEATKLLRLMLKSSQSNTIEHARCLSEGACSYCEAAALWHQLAVQLVRALVPDKPKPQPTPPTEESWLDKKEDERSKSGTPAAPDALLSVAHPLDKSSVGGVLVHMPHIMTATVETITEQLDMATSLPATDAPPMATAHTITLTDTDVATATADVSTPNLLGDHEAMAESVEEDMTNFWPTSAGKFHFCIDELPQELQYIHQLLQELKSTSHPNVLYHLLQCLQVLVLNADALSEHRGFLIWCQENLLIDNLWSVCDASHSAICSVAVPVLLHCCTLAGGGDVFCALVRDQFHHRDARVRFRALEKVTVIIRFMDGSPIKTSLPLQTALATAFCYLISSMDDINVYVAQRATLYIGTIHDNAIDLLVYCLETQFDLVIVDRAMVLQCVYQLHNTLSDRNILSWQFFLNRFEALFLEAQINSNKNVDFNNLRELVSTDTSSEWFQYKVRRAHEALSVSAVNTLSASFGTKWPYKRTISAPATMPPQPDRQHGGCIPEREKVYSRQYSAPLLKRKTSRFGLGQLLAAPASIPTPQRANNHEGLHTLSGRSTEEIMTVMPKAVDLEEADRETTNLLVFLLMQFLSRSDQAHPNEDKQSLKTQEVVLRHLFLLLGYNCIDKCFHISPHTLRQSAIFNAFIANLPQVLDQNHLMGASIAEPTLMLLQFCSSPGSSSGVTAPMSMAGTLVTHSLHALEPHVRRHWLMALSVVMYKYHYGSGTLCAQVQSLVRIVLNTVEAQYHVCKRIPPMIVMPHTTRELSQPSLKSCAAPERAAGSPAPPERKPKPADAMPTHWEQPADKSVPSRTMPPRDARYQQWSLEHESSESELIAIPETSDVDTTVHGSTAPGSFDEPSHYEDPPPKIETVATTSAPHPPLSKIAQLGSRSTHQLSTSSSVSIGSDSSNLKSTPMSGQSVEIWPDQLHGPQTSPRAKILGKQKRIIVGSSTSPDTAPSSNGDGNFAAWPPHRKDNVKSPVRAFTGAYASPESPLSKMELAWNAPSPLHHQPHQPFHIPPPERLLPIGPKPNKDQYPVFNALVDRVREALTLPPDDSTDKTDSSSQHEPEPTPTPTSRPQDLTKKLSSEGATRSRGASPRRLARQAAQLGSPPTPPPPPQPPTARPPSSESATDGGGGWWEAASRAGRRAAHAGTAPRPDTTLQYRCAECGTAVEQYSDEELGLCVIILATFVHREPCAAAGMLPALLHNVSRVVQLGNYAWQTETNTRLPGSAVFVAHQFLRCVLHQLAPNNVFLQIFLLRSPEKQRLMFFKSIAQAFVDFNELYPCGPLQLVVEHLNSKKTLPIDQISVIASNICLYLSCLAPEVLGPTTACCALLSQLEALFRSIVLQLPALDEPGPLLRAAASVLRIPGANQNKSILEPISKIISYSIQNYVVKLSIISELSAVCVRVFSRDRDKLLVCRVLVFELVQALRTKTTIPDENLFILIQFVLQGHNCTLVLPPALNTGDLLTPSGPEARDVGSGAVDCMRPHLPDMIDLLQDPHLLNKIKGSVSKSIVNRNLICLNEDTLGAIVKGGIAQYVALELAAERGGKACSQGRHVLPWLTTTALPGSREVGECITRVRLVSWLVMGALCNACGGAGSEPQLLQQPVPQDANCHITDHIQTIMSSYVEQTKPAPQRMNALFHAFILCHLWTLYLEELAAASTPSSEANHTTVCILLDFWCKLVPSILQVTVQSKVLAETVNLHFLSLLESLLECNSTVLNKLLPLWTPILHSPLFSMPPHVAERVAACRALRPEVVRAHRPAAARPQRRLLRLLAKMAQLELQPHAFYFI; the protein is encoded by the exons TTACAGCGAAGATCCGCAGCCTGTACGACTGCCAGCTGCGGCTGATGCACAACATACAGCCTCTGCCATCAGGGACGGACATCGCTAACACCGTCAAGTACTTCTCACAGACTCTTCTTA GCGTGCTAAAAGATGTGCCCCGGTCTCCTCTGGAGATGATCCGAGATGCGGACAACGACGCCGACCGTATGTTCCTGTACCCCAACCTGGATTACAAGGGGTTGTTCAACGCCATCTCGCAGTTGGTGGACTCTGCCCCTCATCTACAGTATGGGATGCAAG CATTCGGCCAAGCAGTCCTCCAATGCCTGGGCTGCCTGCTACCCTTTTTAGAATACGACATGATCGACAATCTTCCCTATCTGGTGGCGTATTGCGTTGCTGTTCTGCCAGTGTCGCTACATCAGGAGATTCTGCATTTGCTCTGCTATTACATACTACCATTTACCATCA CACGCAAGTACTCAGGACAAGAAGAAGAAAGCCAGGCATCACAATCCGTTGCAGCCATCATCATGATGGTCTTCCAACATTCTAACAATccag CACATCATTGCCAGCTCTTAGAATGCCTGATGTCGCGGAAGAGCACCGTGGTAAAGGACGTGCTCTGCGTGATAGCGTACGGAACATGGGGCGCTCGCGTATCGGCCGCCAAGCTGCTGTTCTACTACTGGCCGCCATTCGACGCCAAGCTCTTCGACAGGAAGGGGCTGCTCTGCAAGTTCTCTA ATGATTTGGTCCCATTCGCTTGTCAGCGCGACATGTGCCCAAGCAACGGCACCGCGGAGGCGGCTAAAGTTTGCTTGGACCATTGCATCAGCGTCACCTTTGCCAGCGACAGTCCCCCGCCACTGTATCTCTGCATCGAGTGCGCCAATGAGATCCACAG GGAGCACCCTAATCAAAACTTCTTGGACATCTTACATCCTCAGCAACAAGTCTCCATGGTTTGCGAAAATAAG AACTGTCGCTCTACAGATAAATCGGCTTATTCCATCTGCTTTTCGAACGAATGTGCCAATTATAATGGAATGCACCCAATAAG GTACTGCCAGCAGTGCCACGGCAACCGCCACAACAGTCGTCGCGGAGGAGACCATGTAGTTCACACACGCCTTCCTCCAGCCTGGCACATGGACTCTGACATGCAGACCAACCTTGTGGAAGCCATCATCAG CCTACTCAAAGAAGCAAAGCCGATAAACATGGAGGATCCAGACAGTTCATCGGACCAGCTGAAGCCACCGCTCAGCGTCGACCTTCCCGACCCTATATCTATCGAAGATCGCCAGCTACTCGGCAG GTATGGCGTGTGGTTAATGGTAGGGCTGTGCACGCCCAACCCCGACACGCCGGACGAGATCCTGGGCCGCCTGCTCTCCGTGCTGTTCCACTGGTTTCACGTCACCTCCTTCTCTTATACAG GGGAGTTAGCAAACTTGGTAGAGAAGCTAAAGAACGAGCACGTCTGCCCCTGGCTGCGAGACATCGCGGCCTCCCACCGCGCCGTGCTCGTGGCGTGTCTGCTGCCGCACCCGCCGCACTACATGCGCCAAGCCGGCCACTGGGACAACCTGGCCACCAAGACACACCATCTTAAGGACGGGCTTAACAG GCTCTACTGCTTGATTCCATATGGCATCATCACGCAGTCCATATGGGACTACATCATGCCCGCGTGGATGGAAGCCATTTGCTCCGACGTGCCTGAAAAG GAGCTAATCGAGTTGAAAGTTCCTGTTGCCAAGATCCTAGAACCTGATGGTGCTATGCTGGGCTTGGACGAGCGCAACCTGTACAACTTCGCTGTACTGCGCGTCAGTGACACGCCCTCGCCCGAGACAGTCCTTCCCGTGTTGGAGTGGTTCCAG ACTATTTCGATGCTGGAAGTGAAGATCCCACTGTCGCAGCTATTCGACTTGTTCAGCCACTGCGTCATCAATCTTCCTGAAAAGATCTTCAAGCCTCCAATGG CTGGCAGCAAGAGTAAGGAGGACCCAGAGTGTCCGGAAATGAACGAGAAGGATACTAAAGAGAAAGAAGACTCGCTGCGCCCACAGAATCTTACGTGCTGCATACTCATGCTGGACATATTGCTGAAACAG ATGGAGCTCCAGCAACGACGCATCAACATACAAAATGTCAGCAGCGAAGCTACAAAGTTGCTCCGTTTGATGTTGAAGTCCAGTCAGAGCAATACCATAGAACATG CCCGTTGCCTGTCCGAGGGAGCGTGTTCGTATTGCGAGGCGGCGGCGTTGTGGCATCAGCTTGCCGTGCAGCTGGTGCGGGCTCTGGTCCCGGACAAGCCCAAGCCGCAACCCACG CCCCCCACAGAAGAGTCGTGGCTGGACAAGAAGGAGGACGAGCGCAGCAAGTCCGGCACGCCGGCCGCTCCCGACGCGCTGCTGTCGGTCGCGCACCCGCTCGACAAGAGCTCCGTTGGAGGCGTGCTGGTGCATATGCCGCAT ATAATGACAGCGACCGTGGAGACGATCACTGAGCAACTGGATATGGCGACGAGTCTGCCGGCGACAGACGCTCCGCCCATGGCCACGGCTCATACCATCACTTTGACGGACACCGACGTTGCTACCGCTACAGCTGAT GTATCCACACCTAACTTATTGGGAGACCACGAAGCAATGGCGGAATCAGTTGAGGAAGATATGACCAACTTCTGGCCGACGTCTGCTGGAAAATTTCACTTCTGTATTGACGAGCTGCCCCAGGAGTTGCAGTACATACACCAGCTGTTGCAG GAACTGAAAAGCACGTCCCATCCAAATGTGTTGTACCACCTGCTGCAGTGCTTGCAGGTATTGGTTCTGAACGCTGACGCTCTCTCCGAACACAGAGGGTTCTTGATCTGGTGCCAGGAGAACCTGCTTATTGACAA ccTGTGGAGCGTATGCGACGCATCTCACTCGGCCATCTGCTCCGTGGCCGTGCCGGTGCTGCTGCACTGCTGCACGCTGGCCGGCGGCGGCGACGTGTTCTGCGCGCTCGTGCGCGACCAGTTCCACCACAGGGACGCGCGCGTGCGCTTCCGCGCGCTCGAGAAGGTCACCGTCATCATCAG ATTTATGGACGGCTCGCCCATCAAAACGAGCCTGCCTCTCCAGACGGCGCTGGCCACTGCCTTCTGTTACCTCATCTCGAGCATGGACGATATCAACGTGTACGTGGCGCAACGGGCCACCTTGTACATCGGCACCATACATGACAATGCCATTGAC TTGCTCGTATACTGCCTGGAAACACAATTCGATCTGGTGATCGTGGACCGAGCCATGGTACTGCAGTGCGTGTACCAGCTCCATAATACCCTGAGCGACCGCAACATTCTGTCGTGGCAGTTTTTCCTCAATCGCTTCGAAGCACTCTTTCTTGAAGCACAGATCAACTCTAATAAGAACGTGGATTTCAACAATTTGAGAG AACTTGTTAGTACGGACACAAGTTCCGAATGGTTCCAGTACAAAGTGCGACGAGCTCACGAGGCACTTAGCGTCTCAGCGGTGAACACTTTGAGTGCCTCTTTCGGCACCAAGTGGCCGTACAAAAGGACTATCTCTGCCCCCGCTACAATGCCGCCGCAGCCGGACAGACAACACG GTGGTTGTATTCCAGAGCGAGAGAAAGTCTACTCCCGCCAGTACTCGGCGCCGCTATTGAAGAGGAAGACCTCGAGATTTGGCCTGGGGCAGCTGTTGGCGGCGCCCGCGTCTATACCGACTCCACAGCGCGCTAATAACCACG AGGGCTTGCACACGTTGTCGGGACGGTCTACTGAGGAAATTATGACCGTGATGCCTAAAGCGGTAGACCTGGAGGAAGCCGACAGGGAAACTACCAATCTGCTGGTGTTTCTTCTTATGCAGTTCTTGTCAAG GTCTGATCAAGCTCACCCGAATGAAGACAAGCAATCTTTGAAAACCCAAGAGGTGGTGCTGAGGCATCTGTTTCTGCTCCTGGGTTATAACTGTATCGACAAATGCTTCCACATCTCGCCACATACGTTAAG GCAATCTGCAATCTTCAACGCGTTCATAGCGAACCTACCTCAGGTGCTGGACCAAAACCACTTGATGGGCGCTAGCATTGCTGAACCAACATTAATGCTGTTACAA TTTTGCAGCAGTCCCGGCTCAAGCTCCGGAGTGACTGCCCCCATGTCCATGGCCGGCACCCTCGTCACTCACTCCTTACACGCTCTAGAGCCCCATGTCAGACGTCACTGGCTTATGGCGTTGTCCGTCGTCATGTACAAG TACCACTACGGCAGCGGAACACTGTGTGCGCAAGTACAGTCGTTAGTTCGCATCGTTCTCAACACTGTAGAGGCGCAATACCACGTCTGTAAGCGCATCCCGCCCATGATTGTGATGCCACACACCACTAGAG AGCTGAGCCAGCCGTCGCTGAAGTCGTGCGCGGCGCCGGAGCGCGCGGCGGGCAGCCCCGCGCCGCCGGAGCGCAAGCCCAAGCCCGCGGACGCCATGCCCACGCACTGGGAGCAGCCCGCCGACAAGTCAGTACCTTCCCGAACTATGCCGCCCCGGGACGCCAG ATATCAGCAATGGAGCCTCGAGCATGAATCGTCGGAGAGCGAACTGATTGCTATTCCTGAAACCAGCGACGTCGACACTACTGTACACGGAAGTACTGCACCG GGCTCCTTTGATGAGCCGTCGCATTACGAAGATCCGCCGCCAAAGATTGAGACCGTTGCCACCACATCTGCGCCCCACCCACCGCTTAGCAAGATT GCTCAATTGGGATCTCGTTCTACACATCAGTTGTCTACCAGTTCTTCGGTCTCCATCGGTAGTGACTCTTCGAATTT AAAATCTACTCCTATGAGCGGGCAGTCAGTAGAGATTTGGCCCGATCAACTACACGGGCCGCAGACTTCACCGCGGGCTAAAATATTGGGAAAACAGAAGAGGATCATTG tGGGCAGCAGCACATCTCCAGACACAGCGCCTTCTTCGAACGGTGACGGGAACTTCGCAGCCTGGCCGCCGCACCGCAAGGACAATGTTAAGAGTCCTG TCCGCGCCTTCACTGGCGCATACGCGTCGCCGGAGTCGCCGCTGTCGAAGATGGAGCTGGCGTGGAACGCGCCCTCCCCGCTGCACCACCAGCCGCACCAGCCCTTCCACATCCCCCCGCCAGAGAG ATTGCTGCCCATAGGTCCGAAGCCTAATAAGGACCAGTATCCAGTTTTCAACGCCCTGGTCGATCGTGTCCGCGAAGCTCTTACTTTACCACCAG ACGATTCAACCGACAAGACAGACTCCAGTAGCCAGCACGAGCCAGAGCCGACACCAACGCCGACATCGAGGCCACAGGACTTAACTAAGAAACTCTCGTCTGAGGGTGCCAC CCGGTCTCGAGGAGCGTCGCCGCGGCGCCTGGCCCGACAGGCCGCGCAGCTCGGCTCGCCgcccacgccgccgccgccacctcAGCCGCCGACAGCGAGACCTCCAAGTTCAG AGAGCGCGAcggacggcggcggcggctggtGGGAGGCGGCGAGCCGCGCcgggcgccgcgccgcgcacgccGGCACCGCGCCGCGCCCCGACACCACGCTGCAGTACCGCT GCGCAGAATGTGGTACAGCAGTCGAGCAGTACAGCGACGAAGAGCTGGGGCTCTGCGTGATCATTCTGGCCACGTTTGTGCACCGCGAGCCGTGCGCTGCGGCCGGCATGCTTCCGGCGTTGCTGCATAACGTCAGCAG GGTGGTCCAACTTGGCAACTACGCTTGGCAGACTGAGACAAACACCCGCCTGCCGGGCAGCGCAGTGTTCGTAGCTCATCAGTTTCTGCGCTGTGTGCTGCATCAACTGGCGCCCAACAATGTATTCCTGCAGATATTCCTGCTAAGGAGTCCCG AGAAACAGCGGTTGATGTTCTTCAAGAGCATCGCGCAGGCATTCGTCGATTTCAACGAGCTGTACCCGTGTGGGCCGCTGCAACTGGTGGTCGAGCATTTGAACTCTAAGAAGACTCTGCCTATCGAT CAAATATCCGTGATCGCGTCGAACATCTGCCTGTACCTGTCGTGCCTGGCGCCAGAAGTGCTGGGCCCGACCACCGCCTGCTGCGCATTACTTAGCCAGCTGGAAGCGCTGTTTCGCTCCATAGTGTTGCAACTGCCAGCTTTAGATGAGCCTGGGCCTCTATTGCGAGCTGCCGCTTCAGTGCTGAGGATACCCGGAGCTAATCAGAACAAG AGCATTCTCGAGCCAATCTCCAAGATCATCAGCTATTCCATCCAGAACTACGTCGTCAAACTGTCCATCATCTCGGAGCTCAGCGCCGTCTGCGTGCGCGTGTTCAGTCGCGACCGGGACAAGTTGCTGGTGTGCCGAGTGCTTGTGTTCGAGCTGGTGCAGGCGCTGCGCACGAAGACCACCATCCCGGACGAGAACCTGTTCATACTGATCCAGTTTGTGCTGCAAG GTCACAACTGCACGCTAGTCCTCCCGCCGGCGCTGAACACCGGCGACCTGCTCACCCCGAGCGGGCCCGAGGCGCGCGACGTCGGCTCCGGCGCCGTGGACTGCATGCGCCCGCACCTGCCCGACATGATCGACCTGCTGCAGGACCCGCACCTGCTCAACAAGATCAAG GGATCCGTCTCCAAGTCAATAGTGAACCGCAACCTAATTTGTCTCAACGAGGACACGCTGGGAGCGATCGTGAAGGGTGGGATCGCTCAATACGTTGCGTTAGAACTAGCAGcggaaagaggcggcaaggCCTGCTCGCAGGGCCGCCATGTGTTGCCTTGGCTCACCACCACAGCATTACCTGg ATCGCGAGAAGTCGGCGAGTGCATCACCCGCGTCCGCCTGGTGTCGTGGCTAGTGATGGGCGCGCTGTGCAACGCTTGCGGCGGCGCCGGCTCCGAGCCGCAGCTGCTGCAGCAGCCCGTGCCGCAGGACGCCAACTGCCACATCACCGACCACATACAG ACAATAATGTCTTCATACGTGGAGCAAACAAAACCGGCACCTCAACGAATGAATGCACTTTTCCACGCCTTCATCCTCTGCCACTTGTGGACCCTGTACCTTGAAGAACTTGCGGCGGCCAGCACCCCTAGTAGCGAAGCGAACCACACCACTGTGTGTATCCTGCTGGACTTCTGGTGCAAGCTGGTGCCGAGCATACTACAGGTCACCGTGCAGTCTAAAGTG cTGGCGGAAACGGTGAACCTGCATTTTCTGAGCCTGCTGGAATCTCTGCTGGAGTGCAATTCGACCGTACTCAATAAGCTTCTGCCTCTTTGGACGCCCATCCTGCATTCGCCGCTTTTCAGT ATGCCTCCCCACGTAGCCGAGCGCGTGGCGGCGTGCCGCGCGCTGCGGCCCGAGGTGGTGCGCGCGCAccggcccgccgccgcgcgcccgcAGCGCCGCCTGCTGCGCCTGCTCGCCAAGATGGCGCAGCTCGAGCTGCAGCCGCACGCTTTCTACTTCATATAG